One Epinephelus fuscoguttatus linkage group LG10, E.fuscoguttatus.final_Chr_v1 genomic window carries:
- the palld gene encoding palladin isoform X5 produces the protein MQASTFNYARPKQFIAAQSPSGAGYVTQSSGSSGSSLSSPLSPPTSHKPFTRVTVPPFTKASSVESPSSPSFPPPPPPFFGSSNLSSPSGPVQDFPPPPPPPPPPMPMSPPLSDMSSPFSSVPPSPASSFLSSVLPSTPSSPGSPTVNALGLPKGNGTVKAFPRKSSVTKTPRMASDSDIQGSKDAVIQDLERKLRFKEERISNGQQRLTYEEKMARRLLGADNAATVLNTQETEEEPVTQEIKPSPHFPQKEYKVSSFEQRLISEIEFRLERSPVEESDDDVQHDEDSAGKGVAPSFDQKLKHYKVFEGMPVTFSCKVHGDPKPKVYWFKDGKQISKRSEHYRISRDADGTCSLHTAAASLDDDGNYTIMAGNPEGRVSCTGRMMVQAVNQRGRSQRSTPGHMRRPRSRSRDSGDENDNIQERHFRPHFLQAPGDLIVQEGRLCRMDCKVSGLPTPDLIWQLNGQTIRPDSAHKMLVRENGVHSLVIEPVTSRDAGIYTCIASNRAGQNSFNLELIVAAKEMHKAPSFVEKLQNTSVAEGHPVRLECRVTGVPYPQIFWKRENESFTHNTDRISMHQDNCGYLCMIIQPAMKEDAGWYTVSAKNDAGIVSSTARLDVHAQWQQPNLPKPKKVRPSTSRYAALTERGLDVKAAFFPDSSPLPPGGLVESDDL, from the exons ATGCAGGCGAGCACCTTCAACTACGCCCGGCCCAAGCAGTTCATTGCTGCTCAGAGTCCCAGTGGAGCGGGCTACGTCACCCAGTCCTCTGGCTCCTCAGGGTCCAGCCTGTCCTCCCCCCTGTCTCCTCCCACCTCACATAAGCCTTTCACCAGGGTCACCGTGCCCCCCTTCACCAAGGCCAGCAGTGTGGAGTCTCCGAGCTCTCCTTCCTTCCCACCTCCACCTCCGCCCTTCTTCGGTTCCAGTAACCTGTCCTCTCCATCAGGCCCCGTCCAAGACtttccaccacctccacctcctccccctccgcCCATGCCCATGTCTCCACCCCTCTCAGATATGTCCTCGCCATTCTCCTCCGTCCCTCCATCTCCAGCCTCCAGCTTCCTGTCCTCAGTGTTGCCCTCCACGCCTTCCTCACCCGGCAGTCCTACAGTCAACGCCCTGGGCCTTCCTAAAGGCAACGGCACTGT CAAAGCGTTCCCCAGGAAGTCCTCAGTCACCAAGACGCCCCGCATGGCCTCTGACTCGGACATCCAAGGATCCAAGGACGCTGTCATCCAGGACTTGGAGAGAAAACTGCGCTTTAAAGAGGAGCGCATAAGCAATGGtcaacag AGGTTAACCTATGAGGAGAAGATGGCTCGCAGACTGCTGGGTGCCGACAACGCTGCCACAGTCTTAAACAcacaggagacagaggaggagccGGTCACACAG GAAATCAAGCCATCTCCCCATTTTCCGCAAAAG GAATACAAAGTGTCCAGCTTTGAGCAGCGCCTGATCAGTGAGATTGAATTTCGTCTGGAGCGTTCTCCCGTGGAGGAATCAGACGACGACGTGCAGCACGATGAAGACTCAGCCGGGAAGGGGGTGGCACCATCCTTCGACCAGAAGCTCAAACACTACAAAGTCTTCGAGGGCATGCCAGTCACCTTCTCCTGCAAGGTCCACGGAGACCCCAAACCAAAG GTCTACTGGTTCAAAGATGGCAAGCAGATCTCCAAAAGAAGCGAGCACTACAGGATCAGCCGTGACGCTGATGGTACCTGCTCTCTGcacactgctgcagcttcactggATGATGACGGCAACTACACCATCATGGCAGGCAACCCTGAG GGCCGGGTGAGCTGCACCGGCAGGATGATGGTCCAGGCTGTGAACCAGCGAGGCCGAAGCCAACGCTCCACACCCGGACACATGCGCAG GCCCAGGTCCAGGTCTAGAGACAGCGGCGATGAGAACGATAACATCCAAGAGCGTCACTTCCGCCCCCACTTCCTGCAGGCGCCCGGTGACCTCATCGTCCAGGAGGGCCGACTGTGCCGGATGGACTGCAAG GTGAGCGGCCTGCCCACTCCTGACCTCATCTGGCAGCTGAACGGGCAGACCATCCGCCCTGACTCCGCCCACAAGATGCTGGTGAGGGAAAACGGTGTGCACTCACTGGTCATCGAACCCGTCACCAGCCGTGACGCGGGCATCTACACCTGCATCGCCAGCAACCGAGCTGGGCAGAACTCCTTTAACCTGGAGCTCATTGTTGCAG CCAAAGAGATGCACAAGGCGCCTTCGTTCGTCGAGAAGCTGCAGAACACAAGTGTGGCTGAGGGTCATCCTGTGCGACTGGAGTGTCGTGTCACAGGGGTTCCCTACCCACAAATCTTCTGGAAGAGAGAGAATGAGTCATTCACTCACAACACAGACAGAATCAG CATGCATCAGGACAACTGTGGCTACCTGTGTATGATCATCCAGCCAGCCATGAAAGAAGATGCTGGCTGGTACACTGTGTCAGCCAAGAATGACGCCGGCATTGTATCCAGCACTGCACGCCTTGATGTCCACG CTCAGTGGCAACAGCCTAACCTCCCCAAGCCCAAGAAGGTGCGTCCCTCCACCAGCCGCTACGCCgcactgacagagagagggcTGGACGTGAAGGCGGCCTTCTTCCCCGACTCCAGCCCGCTGCCGCCCGGTGGCCTGGTGGAAAGTGACGACCTGTAG